From one Passer domesticus isolate bPasDom1 chromosome 15, bPasDom1.hap1, whole genome shotgun sequence genomic stretch:
- the GSPT1 gene encoding eukaryotic peptide chain release factor GTP-binding subunit ERF3A isoform X1, producing the protein MEANGSGSGSSSDSAPDCWDQADIEPGSGAGPGCAPPAAEAEAQQELLGAAFSRQLNVNAKPFVPNVHAAEFVPSFLRSGPAPGLPPPSPPPGLPPPPPLAGAPAEPSPEEQTASCEGSNAAVNMEISESVVENGETEMSPEESWDHKEDPSEAELGGGPAGDAGPSEESAQEMMEEEEEIPKPKSVVAPPGAPKKEHVNVVFIGHVDAGKSTIGGQIMYLTGMVDKRTLEKYEREAKEKNRETWYLSWALDTNQEERDKGKTVEVGRAYFETEKKHFTILDAPGHKSFVPNMIGGASQADLAVLVISARKGEFETGFEKGGQTREHAMLAKTAGVKHLIVLINKMDDPTVNWSNERYEECKEKLVPFLKKVGFNPKKDIHFMPCSGLTGANLKEQSEFCPWYIGLPFIPYLDNLPNFNRSVDGPIRLPIVDKYKDMGTVVLGKLESGSICKGQQLVMMPNKHNVEVLGILSDDVETDSVAPGENLKIRLKGIEEEEILPGFILCDLNNLCHSGRTFDAQIVIIEHKSIICPGYNAVLHIHTCIEEVEITALICLVDKKTGEKSKTRPRFVKQDQVCIARLRTAGTICLETFKDFPQMGRFTLRDEGKTIAIGKVLKLVPEKD; encoded by the exons ATGGAGGCGaacggcagcggcagcgggagCAGCAGCGACTCGGCTCCCGACTGCTGGGACCAGGCGGACATCGAGCCGGGCAGCGGCGCCGGCCCGGGCTGCGCCCCGCCGGCCGCGGAGGCCGAGgcgcagcaggagctgctcggGGCGGCCTTCAGCCGGCAGCTGAACGTCAACGCCAAGCCCTTCGTGCCCAACGTCCACGCCGCCGAGTTCGTGCCGTCCTTCCTGCGGAGCGGCCCGGCGCCCGGCCTGCCGCCGCCCTCGCCCCCGCCCggcctcccgccgccgccgccgctcg CAGGTGCACCTGCAGAGCCTTCTCCAGAGGAGCAGACAGCCTCTTGTGAAG gtTCAAATGCTGCTGTTAACATGGAAATTTCAGAATCTGTTG TGGAAAATGGAGAGACAGAAATGTCCCCAGAAGAGTCATGGGACCACAAAGAAGACCCCAgtgaagcagagctgggaggtgGTCCTGCAGGGGATGCGGGGCCTTCCGAAGAGAGCGCTCAGGAAATgatggaagaggaggaggaaatacCAAAACCGAAATCTGTTGTAGCACCTCCAGGTGCTCCTAAAAAAGAGCACGTAAATGTAGTATTCATTGGACACGTAG atgCTGGCAAGTCAACTATTGGAGGACAAATAAT GTATTTGACAGGAATGGTTGACAAAAGAACacttgaaaaatatgaaagagaagctaaagaaaaaaacagagaaacatG gtaCCTCTCGTGGGCCTTAGACACAAACCAAGAAGAACGAGACAAAGGTAAAACAGTAGAAGTGGGTCGTGCCTACTTTGAGACGGAGAAGAAACACTTCACTATTTTGGATGCTCCTGGACACAAGAGCTTTGTTCCAAATATGATTGGTGGGGCTTCTCAAGCTGATCTTGCTGTGCTG GTTATTTCTGCAAGAAAAGGAGAATTCGAAACTGGATTTGAGAAAGGTGGACAAACAAGAGAACATGCCATGTTAGCAAAAACAGCAGGTGTAAAGCATTTAATAGTTCTTATTAATAAAATGGACGATCCAACTGTAAACTGGAGTAATGAAAG ATATGAGGAATGTAAAGAGAAACTGGTGCCATTTTTGAAGAAAGTTGGCTTCAATCCCAAAAAGGACATTCATTTCATGCCCTGCTCAGGACTGACTGGAGCAAACCTCAAAGAACAGTCAGAATTCTGTCCTTGGTATAT TGGATTACCATTTATTCCATACCTGGACAATTTGCCAAACTTCAATCGTTCAGTTGATGGACCAATCAGGCTGCCAATTGTGGATAAATATAAG GACATGGGCACTGTGGTCCTTGGGAAGCTGGAGTCGGGCTCTATTTGCAAAGGACAACAGCTTGTGATGATGCCAAACAAG cACAATGTGGAAGTTCTTGGAATTCTTTCTGATGATGTAGAAACTGACTCAGTAGCCCCAGGTGAAAATCTAAAGATCAGACTGAAGGGAATTGAAGAGGAAGAGATCCTTCCAGGATTTATTCTCTGTGATCTCAACAACCTTTGTCATTCTGGACGCACATTTGATGCCCAG ATAGTGATAATTGAGCACAAATCCATTATCTGCCCAGGTTATAATGCAGTGCTGCACATCCACACCTGTATTGAAGAAGTTGAGATAACA GCCTTAATCTGCTTGGTAGAcaaaaaaacaggagaaaaaagtaaGACACGGCCCCGTTTTGTGAAACAAGATCAAGTCTGCATTGCCCGTTTAAGGACAGCAGGAACGATCTGCCTTGAGACATTCAAAGATTTCCCTCAGATGGGTCGCTTCACCTTAAGGGATGAGG GTAAGACCATTGCAATTGGAAAAGTTCTGAAACTGGTTCCAGAGAAGGACTAA
- the TNFRSF17 gene encoding tumor necrosis factor receptor superfamily member 17, translating into PLMAQCPKNEYFDNLLLSCTPCHLRCSSAPPPSCESYCEKSTDSSGILWICLGIGLILIFTLFTLMVLFKWKHLKQLKEKLENTDSSVEPNNILKANTESSVNTEEIRHTLPSETLMYSVEECTCSDCGLVKPQTGCETSFPLPATEERAAVLVTTKSFDYYNYVLGVG; encoded by the exons CCCCTGATGGCACAGTGCCCCAAAAATGAATACTTTGATAATTTGCTGCTCTCCTGTACTCCTTGTCACCTGCGGTGTTCCAGTGCACCACCGCCCTCCTGTGAAAGCTACTGTGAGAAGA GTACCGATTCAAGTGGaattctttggatttgtttgggCATAGGGTTGATTTTAATATTCACTCTGTTTACCTTAATGGTCCTGTTTAAATGGAAGCACCTAAAGCAACTAAAAGAAAAACTGGAAAACACAG ACTCCTCTGTGGAGCCGAATAATATTCTCAAGGCTAATACTGAAAGCAGTGTGAATACAGAAGAAATTAGACACACACTTCCAAGTGAAACATTAATGTATTCAGTGGAAGAATGCACTTGCAGTGACTGTGGCTTGGTAAAACCTCAGACCGGCTGTGAGACTTCATTTCCATTACCAGCTACTGAAGAACGAGCTGCTGTTCTAGTTACCACCAAATCTTTTGATTATTATAACTACGTTCTGGGTGTCGGATGA
- the GSPT1 gene encoding eukaryotic peptide chain release factor GTP-binding subunit ERF3A isoform X2, whose product MEANGSGSGSSSDSAPDCWDQADIEPGSGAGPGCAPPAAEAEAQQELLGAAFSRQLNVNAKPFVPNVHAAEFVPSFLRSGPAPGLPPPSPPPGLPPPPPLGAPAEPSPEEQTASCEGSNAAVNMEISESVVENGETEMSPEESWDHKEDPSEAELGGGPAGDAGPSEESAQEMMEEEEEIPKPKSVVAPPGAPKKEHVNVVFIGHVDAGKSTIGGQIMYLTGMVDKRTLEKYEREAKEKNRETWYLSWALDTNQEERDKGKTVEVGRAYFETEKKHFTILDAPGHKSFVPNMIGGASQADLAVLVISARKGEFETGFEKGGQTREHAMLAKTAGVKHLIVLINKMDDPTVNWSNERYEECKEKLVPFLKKVGFNPKKDIHFMPCSGLTGANLKEQSEFCPWYIGLPFIPYLDNLPNFNRSVDGPIRLPIVDKYKDMGTVVLGKLESGSICKGQQLVMMPNKHNVEVLGILSDDVETDSVAPGENLKIRLKGIEEEEILPGFILCDLNNLCHSGRTFDAQIVIIEHKSIICPGYNAVLHIHTCIEEVEITALICLVDKKTGEKSKTRPRFVKQDQVCIARLRTAGTICLETFKDFPQMGRFTLRDEGKTIAIGKVLKLVPEKD is encoded by the exons ATGGAGGCGaacggcagcggcagcgggagCAGCAGCGACTCGGCTCCCGACTGCTGGGACCAGGCGGACATCGAGCCGGGCAGCGGCGCCGGCCCGGGCTGCGCCCCGCCGGCCGCGGAGGCCGAGgcgcagcaggagctgctcggGGCGGCCTTCAGCCGGCAGCTGAACGTCAACGCCAAGCCCTTCGTGCCCAACGTCCACGCCGCCGAGTTCGTGCCGTCCTTCCTGCGGAGCGGCCCGGCGCCCGGCCTGCCGCCGCCCTCGCCCCCGCCCggcctcccgccgccgccgccgctcg GTGCACCTGCAGAGCCTTCTCCAGAGGAGCAGACAGCCTCTTGTGAAG gtTCAAATGCTGCTGTTAACATGGAAATTTCAGAATCTGTTG TGGAAAATGGAGAGACAGAAATGTCCCCAGAAGAGTCATGGGACCACAAAGAAGACCCCAgtgaagcagagctgggaggtgGTCCTGCAGGGGATGCGGGGCCTTCCGAAGAGAGCGCTCAGGAAATgatggaagaggaggaggaaatacCAAAACCGAAATCTGTTGTAGCACCTCCAGGTGCTCCTAAAAAAGAGCACGTAAATGTAGTATTCATTGGACACGTAG atgCTGGCAAGTCAACTATTGGAGGACAAATAAT GTATTTGACAGGAATGGTTGACAAAAGAACacttgaaaaatatgaaagagaagctaaagaaaaaaacagagaaacatG gtaCCTCTCGTGGGCCTTAGACACAAACCAAGAAGAACGAGACAAAGGTAAAACAGTAGAAGTGGGTCGTGCCTACTTTGAGACGGAGAAGAAACACTTCACTATTTTGGATGCTCCTGGACACAAGAGCTTTGTTCCAAATATGATTGGTGGGGCTTCTCAAGCTGATCTTGCTGTGCTG GTTATTTCTGCAAGAAAAGGAGAATTCGAAACTGGATTTGAGAAAGGTGGACAAACAAGAGAACATGCCATGTTAGCAAAAACAGCAGGTGTAAAGCATTTAATAGTTCTTATTAATAAAATGGACGATCCAACTGTAAACTGGAGTAATGAAAG ATATGAGGAATGTAAAGAGAAACTGGTGCCATTTTTGAAGAAAGTTGGCTTCAATCCCAAAAAGGACATTCATTTCATGCCCTGCTCAGGACTGACTGGAGCAAACCTCAAAGAACAGTCAGAATTCTGTCCTTGGTATAT TGGATTACCATTTATTCCATACCTGGACAATTTGCCAAACTTCAATCGTTCAGTTGATGGACCAATCAGGCTGCCAATTGTGGATAAATATAAG GACATGGGCACTGTGGTCCTTGGGAAGCTGGAGTCGGGCTCTATTTGCAAAGGACAACAGCTTGTGATGATGCCAAACAAG cACAATGTGGAAGTTCTTGGAATTCTTTCTGATGATGTAGAAACTGACTCAGTAGCCCCAGGTGAAAATCTAAAGATCAGACTGAAGGGAATTGAAGAGGAAGAGATCCTTCCAGGATTTATTCTCTGTGATCTCAACAACCTTTGTCATTCTGGACGCACATTTGATGCCCAG ATAGTGATAATTGAGCACAAATCCATTATCTGCCCAGGTTATAATGCAGTGCTGCACATCCACACCTGTATTGAAGAAGTTGAGATAACA GCCTTAATCTGCTTGGTAGAcaaaaaaacaggagaaaaaagtaaGACACGGCCCCGTTTTGTGAAACAAGATCAAGTCTGCATTGCCCGTTTAAGGACAGCAGGAACGATCTGCCTTGAGACATTCAAAGATTTCCCTCAGATGGGTCGCTTCACCTTAAGGGATGAGG GTAAGACCATTGCAATTGGAAAAGTTCTGAAACTGGTTCCAGAGAAGGACTAA